The following are encoded in a window of Gossypium raimondii isolate GPD5lz chromosome 13, ASM2569854v1, whole genome shotgun sequence genomic DNA:
- the LOC105782574 gene encoding guanosine nucleotide diphosphate dissociation inhibitor At5g09550, which translates to MDETYDVIVLGTGLKECILSGLLSVDGLKVLHMDRNDYYGGESTSLNLVQLWKHFKGNDKPPEQLGTSREYNVDMIPKFMMANGSLVRILIHTGVTKYLNFKAVDGSYVYKKKKIYKVPATDVEALKSPLMGLFEKRRARKFFIYVQDYDENDPKSHEKLDLNKVTAKELISKYGLEDDTIDFIGHALALHNEDSYLAQPALNFVKRMKLYAESLARFQGGSPYIYPLYGLGELPQAFARLSAVYGGTYMLNKPECKVEFDGDGKVIGVTSEGETAKCNKVVCDPSYLSDKVKKVGKVARAVCVMSHPIPDTNDSHSAQVILPQKQLGRKSDMYVFCCSYAHNVAPKGKYIAFVSAEAETDNPEQELKPGVDLLGSVDEIFYDTYDRYVPTNDHQADNCFISASYDSTTHFETTVIDVMEMYTKITGKVLDLSVDLSAASAAEE; encoded by the exons ATGGATGAAACATACGATGTGATAGTCCTAGGTACCGGCCTTAAGGAATGCATTCTCAGTGGTCTTCTCTCCGTTGATGGACTCAAA GTTTTGCATATGGACAGAAATGATTATTACGGTGGAGAGTCTACTTCTCTTAATCTTGTGCAG CTTTGGAAACATTTCAAGGGAAATGACAAACCTCCAGAACAGCTTGGCACAAGCAGGGAATATAATGTTGATATGATTCCCAAG TTCATGATGGCCAATGGCAGTCTGGTTCGTATTCTCATCCACACAGGTGTTACCAAGTATCTTAACTTCAAGGCCGTGGATGGGAGTTATgtgtataaaaagaaaaaa ATCTATAAGGTTCCAGCAACTGATGTTGAGGCACTGAAATCACCATTGATGGGGCTGTTTGAGAAGCGCCGTGCCAGGAAGTTCTTCATTTATGTCCAAGACTACGACGAAAACGACCCAAAATCTCATGAAAAACTTGATCTCAACAAAGTAACAGCGAAAGAACTTATCTC AAAGTATGGACTTGAAGATGATACAATTGACTTTATTGGTCATGCCTTGGCACTCCACAATGAAGATAGTTACTTGGCTCAGCCAGCTTTGAACTTTGTTAAGAGAATGAAG CTCTATGCAGAGTCTTTGGCACGATTTCAAGGAGGATCTCCTTATATCTATCCACTATATGGACTTGGAGAATTGCCTCAG GCATTTGCACGTTTAAGTGCTGTTTATGGTGGTACTTACATGCTCAACAAGCCAGAATGTAAG GTAGAATTTGATGGTGATGGGAAAGTCATTGGAGTAACTTCTGAAGGCGAAACTGCTAAGTGCAACAAAGTTGTTTGCGATCCATCTTATTTGTCTGATAAG GTTAAGAAGGTTGGGAAAGTTGCTCGTGCTGTATGTGTAATGAGCCACCCTATCCCTGATACCAACGATTCTCACTCAGCTCAGGTTATTCTGCCTCAGAAGCAACTCGGTCGTAAATCAGACAT GTACGTCTTTTGTTGCTCCTATGCTCATAATGTAGCTCCCAAGGGAAAATACATCGCTTTTGTTTCAGCTGAAGCCGAGACTGACAACCCTGAGCAAGAGTTGAAGCCTGGGGTTGACCTACTGGGATCTGTAGATGAGATATTTTATGACACTTATGACAGATATGTGCCCACTAACGACCATCAAGCTGACAACTGCTTCATATCTGCT AGCTACGATTCGACAACACACTTCGAGACCACCGTCATCGATGTGATGGAGATGTACACCAAGATTACTGGAAAG gTTCTTGATTTATCGGTGGACCTGAGTGCTGCTAGTGCTGCTGAAGAATGA